Proteins from a genomic interval of Kaistia defluvii:
- a CDS encoding ABC transporter substrate-binding protein: MRAWVNRFGLIVAAWALAGPALAESLSAAAPKRIVSINACADQLLLALADPAQIAALSLYATDPAYSYLAEQAKAFPHDAGAAETVIQRDPDLVLAGRFTKRETRSMLKRLGFKVVELDTVKSIDDSIAQIRDVAALLGHPERGKALIDRIEAARAKAAAGVPAGAHPPTVAVYQRRGYVTGQNTLTGELLRLAGFADMGGKLAGKTGGFVPLERIVTDKPELLVVADAQTVAADQGSALLAHPALRELYPPERRIALPGRLTICAGPSLPEAIETLAAERAKLGGS, encoded by the coding sequence ATGCGCGCGTGGGTCAACAGGTTCGGTCTGATTGTGGCAGCATGGGCACTCGCCGGCCCTGCGCTGGCCGAAAGCTTGTCGGCGGCCGCGCCAAAGCGGATCGTCTCGATCAACGCCTGCGCCGACCAGTTGCTGCTGGCGCTGGCCGATCCCGCGCAGATCGCCGCGCTTTCGCTCTATGCGACCGATCCCGCCTATTCCTACCTGGCCGAACAGGCCAAGGCGTTTCCGCATGATGCGGGCGCGGCCGAGACAGTGATCCAGCGCGATCCCGACCTGGTCCTCGCCGGCCGCTTCACCAAGCGCGAGACGCGTTCCATGCTGAAGCGGCTGGGTTTCAAGGTGGTCGAACTCGACACGGTGAAATCGATCGACGATTCGATCGCCCAGATCCGCGACGTCGCGGCCTTGCTCGGACATCCCGAACGCGGCAAGGCCCTGATCGACCGTATCGAAGCCGCCCGCGCAAAGGCCGCCGCCGGGGTGCCGGCCGGCGCGCATCCGCCGACCGTCGCCGTCTACCAGCGCCGCGGCTATGTCACCGGGCAGAACACGCTGACGGGCGAATTGCTGCGCCTTGCCGGCTTTGCCGACATGGGCGGCAAGCTTGCCGGCAAGACAGGCGGTTTCGTGCCGCTGGAGCGGATCGTCACGGACAAGCCGGAACTGCTGGTCGTGGCGGACGCACAGACCGTCGCCGCCGACCAGGGCAGCGCGCTGCTGGCGCATCCCGCCTTGCGCGAACTCTACCCGCCCGAGCGCCGCATTGCCCTGCCCGGCCGGCTCACCATCTGCGCCGGACCTTCCCTGCCCGAGGCGATCGAAACGCTGGCCGCCGAGCGCGCCAAGCTGGGCGGTTCGTGA
- the cbiB gene encoding adenosylcobinamide-phosphate synthase CbiB, with translation MTQFPFDLRLLLLIAAIGLDALIGDPDWLWRRLPHPVTWFGALIGFCDRAFNRDTAASGIRRAAGVGVVILLVAIAWFAGLLVERLVARIPYGIVLIPVIASVLLASRSLHDHVARVLNAFHSGGLDDARKAVSMIVGRDPDSLDKSGVTRAAIESTAENFSDGVVAPAFWFAVFGLPGLFAYKMINTADSMIGHRSARHEAFGWAAARLDDLVNLPASRLAGFLIAMAAPFVGGTIKQSMLVMLDDARKHRSPNAGWPEAAMAGALGLALAGPRRYGERVVEDPFLNDGGRHEAGPGDISRSLKILRVATGAGAVLALIVWLYLHS, from the coding sequence ATGACCCAATTCCCGTTCGACCTTCGCCTTCTGCTGCTGATCGCCGCCATCGGCCTCGATGCGCTTATCGGCGACCCCGACTGGCTCTGGCGCCGCCTGCCCCATCCGGTCACCTGGTTCGGCGCGCTGATCGGCTTTTGCGACCGGGCGTTCAATCGCGACACGGCGGCTTCAGGCATCCGGCGCGCCGCCGGTGTCGGCGTCGTAATCCTCCTCGTCGCGATTGCCTGGTTCGCGGGCTTGTTGGTCGAGCGGCTGGTGGCGCGCATTCCCTATGGCATCGTGCTCATCCCCGTCATCGCCTCGGTGCTGCTGGCGAGCCGCAGCCTCCATGATCACGTCGCCCGCGTGCTCAACGCCTTCCATTCCGGCGGGCTCGACGACGCGCGCAAGGCGGTCTCGATGATTGTCGGCCGCGATCCCGACAGCCTCGACAAATCGGGCGTCACCCGCGCTGCGATCGAATCGACGGCCGAGAACTTTTCCGATGGCGTCGTGGCGCCGGCCTTCTGGTTCGCGGTGTTCGGCCTGCCCGGGCTCTTCGCCTACAAGATGATCAACACGGCGGATTCGATGATCGGCCACCGCTCCGCCCGGCATGAGGCTTTCGGCTGGGCGGCGGCGCGGCTGGACGATCTGGTCAACCTGCCCGCGAGCCGTCTCGCCGGCTTCCTCATCGCCATGGCAGCGCCCTTTGTCGGCGGCACGATCAAGCAATCCATGCTCGTCATGCTCGACGACGCCCGAAAGCATCGCTCGCCGAATGCCGGCTGGCCGGAGGCCGCGATGGCCGGCGCGCTCGGTCTGGCGCTCGCCGGACCGCGCCGCTATGGCGAGCGCGTGGTCGAGGATCCTTTCCTGAACGATGGCGGCCGGCACGAAGCCGGGCCCGGCGATATCAGCCGCTCGCTGAAGATCCTGCGCGTCGCAACGGGGGCCGGCGCGGTGCTGGCGCTTATCGTGTGGCTATACCTGCATAGTTGA
- the cobN gene encoding cobaltochelatase subunit CobN, whose protein sequence is MHLVAGEMERIDDGGSAVDLDQSPGDIVILSAADTELAAFASAFAREPEGPSLRLANLMQLTHPYSVDLYLEKTIAQAKFVFVRMMGGVGYWPYGLEALRALSRAGGPEIAVVPGEDRWDAALEAYTTVAPEIAQKLWRYCAEGGAVNIGRALGYLRHVTGANEAPLEPQVLPEVGFYRPGEGVVTEALRPGDAGCPVALLTFYRSVIPGGSTEPVDALIEALDREGIASVAIFASSLKNEAAAAFIEQAFDDLKPAIVLNATAFAISRPGRAHEPTVLDRAGRPVLQIVFAGTGREAWLESSRGLGPRDLIMNVVLPEVDGRILTRAVSFKEEIESDGRTDSRIVVYRADRERIAFVAAQAARWIRLGAADPADRRIALILSNYPDRDGRLANGVGLDTPESAARIATAMKTGGYTLEGFPETGRALIDLLLAGPTNALAKRAAFKARPSPNPLPQAGEGFLPSPLPEGEVGPEGRVRGSGLSGEDATPHPPASPSTSPHGRGEGISLPLSDYRAFHDALAQSVRDSLSARWGEPEADPFFDEGAFRLAIHRFGNVVVGIQPARGYGIDPKSTYHDPDLVPPHHYLAFHAWLRKSFDVDAIVHVGKHGNLEWLPGKALGLSNACWPEVVLGPTPLIYPFIVNDPGEGAQAKRRASAVVVDHLMPALTRAEAHGAFAEIETLIDEYHLALGADPRRRDHLEREILDQAVRHGIDRDLGILRDGDQGSALRAIDAHLCEIKELQIRDGLHIFGSSPQDEHRLDTLIAIARIPRSGGRPEDGSLHRAIATDLGLESFDPLACDLAADWYDSRPEALLRAADAPWRTNGDTVERIEILAKQTVRAFLAPDGSPPPGPNTLSVLEWLAEQLAPSLDRCGLEEIASVLTALNGCFVPPGPSGAPSRGRPDVLPTGKNFYSVDTRAVPTAAAWRIGKAAAEALVLRYMQDEGEWPRSVAISAWGTANMRTGGDDIAQVLALIGAEPCWETGTGRVTGFRVLTLSELKRPRVDVTLRISGMFRDAFPEQIDLIDSAIRAVAAREEPADANPIAAAHGKGQDLARIFGAKPGAYGAGLQAMIDEKIWDSRADLGEAFLAWSSFAYGGGAEGEAAGDRLRARLVDTDAVLHNQDNREHDILDSDDYYQFQGGLSASIETLKGAAPRLYHGDHSRPETPVVRPLAEEIGRVVRGRAINPKWIAGCMRHGYKGAFEMAATLDYLFAFAATTHAVGDHHFDALYDAYIADEAVRDFIADANEPALTEMADRFLEAMDRGLWSPRANSAYERLAALASRRPARKEIA, encoded by the coding sequence ATGCATCTTGTTGCCGGCGAAATGGAGCGGATCGACGATGGCGGCAGCGCCGTCGATCTCGACCAGTCGCCCGGCGACATCGTCATCCTGTCGGCCGCCGATACGGAGCTCGCGGCTTTCGCCTCGGCCTTTGCCCGAGAGCCCGAGGGCCCGTCGCTGCGCCTCGCCAATCTGATGCAGCTGACGCATCCTTATTCCGTCGATCTCTATCTGGAAAAGACCATCGCGCAGGCGAAGTTCGTTTTCGTCCGCATGATGGGCGGCGTCGGTTACTGGCCCTATGGGTTGGAGGCGCTGCGGGCGCTTTCGCGCGCCGGCGGGCCTGAGATCGCCGTCGTGCCGGGCGAGGATCGCTGGGACGCGGCGCTGGAGGCGTATACGACGGTCGCACCCGAGATCGCGCAAAAGCTCTGGCGCTATTGCGCCGAGGGCGGCGCGGTCAATATCGGCCGCGCGCTCGGCTATCTCCGGCACGTCACCGGCGCCAACGAGGCGCCGCTGGAGCCGCAGGTTCTGCCGGAAGTCGGCTTCTACCGTCCCGGCGAGGGCGTGGTGACCGAGGCCTTGCGGCCCGGCGATGCCGGGTGCCCGGTGGCGCTGCTGACCTTCTATCGCTCGGTCATTCCCGGCGGCTCGACCGAGCCCGTCGATGCGCTGATCGAGGCGCTCGATCGCGAGGGAATTGCCAGCGTCGCGATCTTCGCTTCCAGCCTGAAGAACGAGGCAGCCGCCGCCTTCATCGAGCAGGCGTTCGACGACCTGAAACCGGCCATCGTCCTCAACGCCACCGCCTTTGCCATTTCGCGTCCCGGCCGGGCGCATGAGCCGACCGTGCTCGACCGCGCCGGCCGTCCCGTGCTGCAGATCGTCTTCGCCGGCACCGGCCGCGAGGCATGGCTGGAATCCAGCCGCGGTCTCGGCCCGCGCGACCTGATCATGAATGTCGTGCTGCCCGAGGTCGATGGCCGAATCCTGACCCGCGCCGTCTCGTTCAAGGAAGAAATCGAGAGCGACGGCCGGACAGACAGCCGCATCGTCGTCTACCGCGCGGATCGCGAGCGCATCGCCTTCGTCGCGGCGCAGGCGGCGCGCTGGATCCGGCTTGGCGCCGCGGATCCTGCCGATCGCCGGATTGCGCTGATCCTGTCGAATTATCCCGACCGCGACGGCCGCCTCGCCAATGGCGTCGGCCTCGATACGCCGGAAAGCGCGGCGCGGATCGCGACTGCCATGAAGACGGGCGGCTATACGCTGGAGGGATTCCCGGAGACGGGCAGGGCGCTGATAGACCTGCTGCTCGCAGGCCCGACGAATGCGCTGGCGAAGCGGGCGGCTTTCAAAGCAAGACCCTCACCCAACCCTCTCCCGCAAGCGGGCGAGGGCTTTCTTCCCTCACCTCTCCCTGAGGGAGAGGTCGGCCCGGAGGGCCGGGTGAGGGGTTCAGGCTTATCCGGTGAAGACGCAACCCCTCACCCGCCGGCTTCGCCGTCGACCTCTCCCCATGGGAGAGGTGAAGGGATCTCGCTCCCCCTCTCGGACTACCGCGCCTTCCATGACGCGCTGGCGCAATCCGTCCGTGACAGCCTCAGCGCCCGCTGGGGCGAGCCAGAAGCCGATCCGTTCTTCGACGAAGGCGCCTTCCGTCTCGCCATCCACCGGTTCGGCAATGTGGTCGTCGGCATCCAGCCGGCACGCGGCTATGGCATCGATCCGAAGTCGACCTATCACGATCCTGACCTCGTGCCGCCGCACCACTATCTGGCCTTCCATGCCTGGCTGCGGAAAAGCTTCGATGTCGACGCCATCGTGCATGTCGGCAAGCACGGCAATCTCGAATGGCTGCCCGGCAAGGCGCTGGGGCTTTCCAATGCCTGCTGGCCGGAGGTCGTGCTGGGGCCGACGCCGCTGATCTATCCCTTCATCGTCAACGATCCCGGCGAGGGCGCACAGGCGAAGCGCCGAGCCTCCGCCGTCGTCGTCGATCATCTGATGCCGGCGCTGACGCGGGCCGAGGCGCATGGCGCCTTTGCCGAGATCGAGACGCTGATCGACGAATATCATCTGGCACTCGGCGCCGATCCGCGCCGCCGCGATCATCTCGAACGCGAGATCCTCGACCAGGCCGTGCGCCACGGCATCGATCGCGATCTCGGCATCCTGCGCGATGGCGACCAGGGCAGTGCGCTGCGCGCCATCGACGCGCATCTTTGCGAGATCAAGGAACTGCAGATTCGCGACGGCTTGCACATTTTCGGCAGTTCGCCGCAGGATGAGCACCGCCTCGATACGCTGATCGCGATCGCGCGGATTCCCCGCTCCGGCGGCCGGCCGGAAGATGGCTCGCTGCATCGGGCGATCGCCACCGATCTCGGCCTGGAGAGTTTCGATCCGCTTGCCTGCGATCTCGCCGCCGATTGGTATGACTCGCGGCCGGAAGCGCTTTTGCGCGCGGCCGATGCGCCTTGGCGGACGAATGGCGACACAGTCGAGCGCATTGAGATCCTCGCCAAACAGACGGTGCGAGCTTTCCTGGCACCTGATGGCTCGCCGCCGCCGGGGCCGAACACCTTATCCGTGCTCGAATGGCTCGCGGAACAACTGGCGCCGTCGCTGGATCGCTGCGGGCTCGAAGAAATCGCATCCGTGTTGACCGCGCTCAATGGCTGCTTCGTGCCGCCCGGTCCTTCCGGCGCGCCGTCGCGCGGCCGGCCGGACGTGCTGCCTACCGGCAAGAACTTCTACTCCGTCGATACGCGCGCCGTGCCGACCGCCGCCGCCTGGCGCATCGGCAAGGCGGCCGCCGAGGCGCTCGTGCTGCGCTACATGCAGGATGAGGGCGAGTGGCCGCGCTCCGTGGCGATCTCTGCATGGGGCACCGCCAACATGCGGACCGGCGGCGACGACATCGCCCAGGTGCTCGCCCTGATCGGCGCAGAGCCTTGCTGGGAGACCGGCACCGGCCGCGTCACGGGTTTTCGCGTGCTGACGCTCTCGGAACTCAAGCGGCCGCGCGTCGACGTCACGCTGCGCATCTCCGGCATGTTCCGCGACGCCTTCCCCGAGCAGATCGACCTGATCGATTCCGCGATCCGCGCCGTCGCCGCGCGCGAGGAACCGGCGGATGCCAACCCGATCGCGGCGGCGCATGGCAAGGGCCAGGATCTCGCCCGCATCTTCGGCGCCAAGCCGGGGGCCTATGGCGCCGGGCTGCAGGCGATGATCGACGAGAAGATCTGGGACAGCCGCGCCGATCTCGGCGAGGCCTTCCTCGCCTGGTCGAGCTTCGCCTATGGCGGCGGGGCCGAAGGCGAGGCGGCCGGAGACCGGCTGCGCGCGCGGCTGGTCGACACCGACGCCGTCCTGCACAACCAGGACAATCGCGAACACGACATCCTCGACAGCGACGATTATTACCAGTTCCAGGGCGGACTCTCGGCCTCGATCGAGACGCTGAAGGGCGCGGCGCCCCGGCTCTATCATGGCGATCATTCGCGGCCCGAGACTCCGGTCGTCCGGCCTCTGGCGGAGGAGATTGGCCGCGTCGTGCGCGGGCGGGCGATCAATCCGAAATGGATCGCCGGCTGCATGCGGCATGGCTACAAGGGCGCCTTCGAGATGGCGGCGACGCTCGACTATCTCTTCGCCTTCGCCGCCACCACCCACGCGGTCGGCGATCATCATTTCGATGCGCTTTACGACGCCTATATCGCGGATGAGGCGGTCCGCGATTTCATCGCCGACGCCAATGAACCCGCACTCACTGAGATGGCGGACCGCTTTCTCGAAGCCATGGATCGCGGCCTCTGGTCGCCCCGCGCCAACAGCGCGTATGAACGGCTGGCAGCGCTCGCTTCCCGCCGTCCCGCACGAAAGGAAATCGCATGA
- a CDS encoding cobyric acid synthase encodes MTAAIMFQGTGSNVGKSVLVAGLARLYARKGIRVAPFKPQNMSNNAAVTVDGGEIGRAQALQARAAGLEPTVHMNPVLLKPESDTGSQIILQGRRFGTMRAREYGKRKAELLPSILESFDRLKQSADLILVEGAGSPAEINLRAGDIANMGFAEAADLPVILIGDIDRGGVIASLVGTRAVLPQADRDRIQAFLVNKMRGDISLFDDGVAAIRAATGWPSLGVVPWFAEAHRLPAEDILDLSAGSLRPGTLTIAVPVLPRIANFDDLDPLALEPAVSVVLVRAGEPIPVCDLVLIPGSKSTIADMAYLRAQGWDIDIVAHRRRGGRVIGLCGGYQMLGRMISDPDGLEGPPQSVPGLGLLDVETVLAADKTTAPFSGRDARSGVAVSGYEIHLGRTQGPDTARPWLEREGAGEGAISADGRVRGSYVHGLFGGDDFRRGFLSSLGADVSDLAYELEVDRTLDRLADHLEAHVDTDAILNYAGIATR; translated from the coding sequence ATGACCGCCGCGATCATGTTCCAGGGCACGGGCTCGAACGTCGGCAAGTCGGTGCTCGTCGCCGGTCTGGCGCGGCTTTATGCGCGCAAGGGCATCCGCGTCGCGCCGTTCAAGCCGCAGAACATGTCGAACAATGCCGCCGTGACGGTGGATGGCGGCGAGATCGGCCGGGCGCAGGCGCTGCAGGCGCGCGCCGCCGGGCTGGAGCCCACCGTCCACATGAATCCGGTGCTGCTGAAGCCCGAGAGTGACACCGGCTCGCAGATCATCCTGCAGGGCCGGCGTTTCGGCACGATGCGGGCGCGCGAATATGGAAAGCGCAAGGCCGAGCTGCTGCCGAGCATCCTCGAAAGCTTCGATCGGCTGAAGCAGAGTGCCGATCTGATCCTTGTCGAAGGCGCCGGCAGCCCGGCCGAGATCAACCTGCGCGCCGGCGACATCGCCAATATGGGGTTTGCGGAGGCTGCCGATCTGCCGGTGATCCTGATCGGCGACATTGATCGTGGCGGAGTCATCGCCAGCCTGGTCGGCACCCGCGCCGTGCTGCCGCAGGCGGATCGCGACCGGATCCAGGCATTCCTCGTCAACAAGATGCGCGGCGATATCAGCCTGTTCGATGACGGCGTCGCCGCGATCCGCGCCGCCACGGGCTGGCCGTCGCTCGGCGTCGTGCCGTGGTTCGCCGAGGCGCATCGGCTGCCGGCCGAGGACATTCTCGACCTCTCGGCCGGAAGCCTGCGCCCCGGAACGCTCACCATCGCCGTGCCGGTGCTGCCGCGCATCGCCAATTTCGATGACCTCGACCCGTTGGCGCTGGAGCCCGCCGTGTCGGTCGTGCTGGTGCGGGCGGGCGAGCCGATCCCGGTCTGTGATCTGGTCCTCATTCCCGGCTCGAAATCGACCATCGCCGACATGGCTTATCTGCGCGCACAGGGCTGGGACATCGACATTGTGGCGCATCGGCGGCGCGGGGGCCGGGTCATCGGCCTTTGCGGCGGCTACCAGATGCTGGGGCGGATGATTTCCGATCCGGACGGGCTGGAGGGCCCCCCGCAAAGCGTCCCGGGGCTCGGCCTGCTCGACGTCGAGACGGTGCTGGCGGCCGACAAGACGACGGCGCCGTTTTCGGGCCGGGACGCCCGATCGGGCGTCGCCGTGTCGGGATATGAGATCCATCTCGGCCGCACCCAGGGCCCTGACACGGCCCGGCCCTGGCTGGAGCGGGAGGGCGCCGGCGAGGGCGCGATCTCGGCCGATGGGCGCGTGCGCGGCAGCTATGTGCATGGCCTGTTCGGCGGCGATGATTTTCGACGCGGATTTCTTTCCAGCCTTGGCGCGGACGTGTCGGATCTGGCTTACGAGCTCGAAGTCGATCGCACGCTCGATCGGCTCGCCGATCACCTGGAGGCGCATGTCGATACCGACGCGATCCTCAACTATGCAGGTATAGCCACACGATAA
- the cobW gene encoding cobalamin biosynthesis protein CobW — MTARIPATIVTGFLGAGKTTLIRNLIAGAEGRRIALIVNEFGDMGFDGSLLSDCGVDDCKPDTVIELTNGCICCTVADDFLPTIEQLLAREPAPDHIVIETSGLALPQPLVRAFTWPTVRHCVTIDGVITVVDAEAVAAGRFAHDEKAVAAQRAEDPSLDHEDPIEELFEDQLSCADLIVFSKTDLVDAKQLEQVAEIVARDARKEARVVHATASGLPASVLLGVGAAAENDAFERKSHHDLEGEEHDHDDFDTFIVDVAEMPSIEALATRVRAAMAEKGVLRIKGRAAIAGKAAPAVVQAVGPRVDTYFAPGDNAGRLVVIGERGLDAAAIAAHFKA, encoded by the coding sequence TTGACCGCCCGCATCCCCGCCACCATCGTCACCGGATTCCTGGGTGCCGGAAAGACCACGCTGATCCGCAACCTCATCGCCGGCGCCGAAGGACGCCGCATCGCGCTGATAGTCAACGAATTCGGCGACATGGGTTTTGACGGCTCGCTTCTCTCCGATTGCGGCGTCGACGACTGCAAGCCGGATACGGTGATCGAACTCACCAATGGCTGCATCTGCTGCACCGTCGCTGACGATTTCCTGCCGACCATCGAGCAGCTTCTGGCGCGCGAACCGGCCCCCGATCACATCGTGATCGAGACCTCCGGCCTGGCGCTGCCGCAGCCTCTGGTGCGCGCCTTCACCTGGCCGACCGTGCGCCACTGCGTCACCATCGACGGCGTCATCACCGTGGTGGATGCCGAAGCGGTCGCTGCCGGCCGCTTCGCCCATGACGAGAAAGCCGTCGCCGCCCAGCGCGCCGAGGACCCTTCGCTCGACCACGAGGATCCGATCGAGGAATTGTTCGAGGACCAGCTTTCCTGCGCCGATCTGATCGTCTTCTCGAAGACGGATCTGGTTGACGCGAAGCAGCTGGAGCAGGTGGCCGAGATCGTCGCCCGCGACGCCCGCAAGGAAGCGCGCGTCGTCCATGCGACGGCCTCCGGCCTGCCGGCCTCGGTGCTGCTCGGCGTTGGCGCGGCGGCGGAGAACGACGCCTTCGAGCGCAAGAGTCATCACGACCTCGAAGGCGAGGAGCACGACCACGACGACTTCGACACCTTCATCGTCGATGTCGCCGAAATGCCTTCCATCGAGGCTCTGGCGACCCGCGTTCGCGCCGCCATGGCGGAGAAGGGCGTGCTGCGTATCAAGGGGCGTGCCGCGATCGCCGGCAAGGCGGCGCCTGCCGTTGTCCAGGCGGTCGGCCCCCGCGTCGACACCTATTTCGCGCCCGGCGACAATGCCGGCCGTCTCGTCGTGATCGGCGAGCGCGGGCTCGACGCGGCCGCCATCGCCGCGCATTTCAAGGCCTGA
- the cobO gene encoding cob(I)yrinic acid a,c-diamide adenosyltransferase, translating to MTVEMTEDELNARHAEKMRKKKAVRDKILASKNVEKGLLIVHTGKGKGKSTAAFGMAFRSLGHGLPVAIVQFVKGAMDTGERMALERFGDLVSINRLGEGFTWETQDRQRDIAAAKHAWETAKELIRSGEYHLVVLDELNIVLRYDYLPLGEVLEFLTNEKPADVHVVVTGRNAPDALIEIADLVTEMELVKHPFRSGVKAQKGIEY from the coding sequence ATGACCGTTGAAATGACCGAAGACGAACTGAATGCCCGTCATGCCGAGAAGATGCGCAAGAAGAAGGCCGTCCGCGACAAGATCCTCGCCTCGAAGAACGTCGAGAAAGGCCTGCTGATCGTCCATACCGGCAAGGGCAAGGGCAAGTCGACCGCCGCCTTCGGCATGGCGTTCCGGTCGCTCGGCCACGGCCTGCCGGTCGCCATTGTCCAGTTCGTCAAGGGTGCGATGGATACGGGCGAGCGTATGGCGCTGGAGCGTTTTGGCGATCTCGTCTCCATCAACCGGCTCGGCGAAGGCTTCACCTGGGAGACGCAGGACCGCCAGCGCGACATCGCCGCCGCCAAGCATGCCTGGGAGACGGCCAAGGAACTGATCCGCAGCGGCGAATATCACCTCGTCGTGCTCGATGAGCTCAACATCGTGCTGCGCTACGACTACCTGCCGCTGGGCGAGGTGCTGGAATTCCTCACCAACGAGAAGCCGGCCGATGTGCATGTCGTCGTCACCGGCCGCAACGCGCCGGACGCGCTGATCGAGATCGCCGATCTCGTCACCGAGATGGAGCTGGTCAAGCATCCGTTCCGCTCCGGCGTGAAGGCGCAGAAGGGCATCGAGTATTGA